GGGCCTGCTCAATCGCCATGGGGTTACCCGACGTATATATACCGGCAATCCAAGCCGGTTCATGTCATCGAGGATCCTTCTAGTACCTGGGCGATAAAAGACCTGGACAAGGAGAATGCCAATGATGCCGCTGGCTGGTACTCAACTCTGCCGGATGGTCCGATCTACGGAGATGGGCGTAACGTACTTTATTTTGACTGGCATGTCGAATTCGTGCCGGTTGAGTAGCATCGATGGGGCCTGACCGGTCATAAGTCCGACCAGATCCTGCACCGAATGATTTTTACTTTTGGCTCAGTGTCTCTAGTGTGCGGCGATGTTACGACTGGGAGAATTCCATAAGTTAATCATTGATAGGGATGTTGAGCCAGGGCTGTACCTGCGCAATGACGACGGCGACGAGGTCCTGCTGCCGGGTAAAGACATGCCCAAGAGCTTCCAGTTGGGAGAGGTGATTGAGGTCTTTGTGTATCTGGACCATAAGGAACGCCCGATCGCGACCACGCGGCAGCCCCTGATCCAGACAGGCCGCTTCGCGTATCTGCAGTGCACCTCGACGACCGGGATCGGGGCCTTTGTCGATTGGGGGATGGATAAGGAGCTGCTGGTTCCCTTTGCCAATCAGGAGGAGTCCATGCGCAAGGGCAACTCGTACATTGTGTATATGGGGGTGGACGAGGTAACGGGCCGCCTCGTCGGCTACACGAAGTTGAACAAGTTCCTGCGCTGCGAGAAGTCCAACCTCAAGCGCTACGAGCAGGTGGATCTGCTCGTGTCCCACTTTACCGACTTAGGGGCCAATGTGATTGTGAACGACCGGCACCGGGGGATGATTTTCAACAACTCGATCTTCGAGGAAATCCATGTCGGCGACCGCATGAAAGGCTACGTGAAAAACGTGCGTGCGGACGGTAAGCTGGACATCGTCCTGCAGCCGGAGGGGGAGCGGGGCGTGGCCGACTCGACCGCGCTGGTTTACGCGGCGATCGAGAAAAACGGCGGCGTCCTCCCGCTCCATGATAAAAGCTCGGCCGAAGACATCTATGATGCGCTTGGGATCAGCAAAAAAGTCTTCAAGCGTGCCGTGAGCGCTCTCTACAAGGAGCGCCGTATCGAGCTGAACAAGGACAGCATATCGATCACCGGTGGTACGGCGTAGGTACCGAGACACGACCGAGCACGGATGGGTCGCGCTGCATTCCAGGCAGGGTGAAGCATGCCGGTGTCTCTGGCGATCGAGCAGTGCTTAGGCGGCATCGGAAGGAGTATTCATTTGCGACCGCCGATCCAGCCCTTGCGCCAGAAGTAAAACGCCAGTGCGCCCGTCATCGAGAGGCACAGTCCCCAAAATACGTAGTAGGAATACTGCCAATCCAACTCGGGGATGTGCTCGAAGTTCATCCCGTAAACACCGGCCACAAACGTCACCGGGATGAAGAACGACGCCATGATGGTCAGCACCTTCATGATCTCGTTCATCTTGTTGCCTACGGAGCTCTGGTAGAGATCGTTCAGGCCCGAAGCGGTTTCCCGGTAGGTCTCCACGATGTCGATGGCCTGCATCGCGTGATCATACACGTCGCGGATAAACGCCTTTACCGGCTCGCAGATCGCACCCGACTCGTCGCGGTAGACCAGATCGATCACCTCGCGCATGGGCCAGATCGTGCGGCGCAGTTGCGAGAGGTCGCGCTTGATCGCAAACAGCCGGTGCTGGGAGGCGGGCTTGGGGTCATAGGCGATGTCTTCCTCCATGTCCTCCAGTGCCGTGCCGTAGCCCTCGATCAGGGGAAAGAGGTGGTCGATGACGGAGTCCAGTAAGGTGTAGAGCAGGTAGTCTGTGCCGTGCTGCATGAAGCGGGCGCCCTTGGCTTCGATCCGCTTGCGCACCGGGTCAAAGACGTCGCCCCTCATTTCCTGAATCGTGAGCAGTGTATCCTTGAATTTGAAAATGCTGACCTGCTCATTGCGCAGCTTGCCCTCTGCGATTTGGATCATGCGGATCACGAGAAACAAGTGGTCGTCGTGCGCTTCGAGCTTGGGGCGCTGCAGGGGCTGGATGACGTCCTCCGCCGACAAGGTGTGGAAACCAAAATGCTGGCGCAGGCGGTCAACTGTCACCGGGTTCAAGCCATCAACATTCAGCCAGCGAACCGTAGCGCCCTCGGGGCGTGGCTTCGCCAGGAAGGCTTCGAGGTCATCCACGTCGGTCACCTCGTACACCTCGGGGCCATAGTCCAGACAGGAAATCGTAACCGGGATATCGTTGGCGTTCTCACGGTTGAGGTAGTGCTCGATACCCGGCGCCGAGCCCGGTGCCGAGCCTTTCATCGCCACCGTGTCATGCGTTTCCAGGCCCAGCACAGATGCTCCGATATGTTTGACGCCGCGTCCGATAGCAGTCGCCGTGCCGGTCACGACATTGGTCACGGCCCCGGTGGATGTCGTGATGACGTTTGTCACACCCTTACCGACTCCCGAAACTCCTTTGCCAACTTCTTTTACCGCATTGCGCACCTGCTCTTTCATGATGCCAGCTTATGCTCATCGGGCAGAATCTCAAGCATCCGGCAAAGCTTGTGCGCGTGAGATTATGACACTGACCATAGGGAAGGGAGGCCGATCAGCAAGTTTGAGTGACACGGGGATTTTTCATTTTGCTCAAGTTCGGGGGCCGGAGACGTGTTGAAAATATTCTGAAAACAAAGGTAATTTACATCTATTTATACATGATATTTTCAAAACTAAACTTGCTGAAATCGAATCCGCTTTGGCAATATGATCGGACACAACGAAACGCTCAATCATACCCCCAACCCAGGTGAGAGAGAATCCCCCAGCTCAGGATTTGCCACGAAAAATCAAGATCGGGCAGATCGGTATCGGCCATAATCATGCCTCTGAAGAGATGGCAACCGTCCGCCGTCTGTCGGATGATTTCGAAGTCGTCGGTGTCGTCGAGGCGGACCCACAGTGGCGTGAGAAGCGCGGCGAACTAGAGGCGTACGAGGGGCTGCCCTGGCTAAGAGAGGAGGAGCTTTTCAATACGCCCGGACTGGAGGCTGTCATGGTGGAGACGGATGTCCCCATGCTGGTGCCGACGGCCATGCGCTGCCTGGAGGCGGGATTTCATGTGCATATGGATAAGCCCGCGGGTTATTCGCTGGAAGAATACCGGACGATGCTCGACCTTGCGGCTCGTAAGAACCTGACGGTGCAGCTCGGCTACATGTACCGAAACAATCCGGCGGTGCAGCTCTGCCAGCGGGCGGTGCGAGAGGGGTGGCTGGGTCAGGTGTTCGAACTGTCCACCGTCATGAGCCGCACCATGGACGACGATTATCGTCAGTGGATGTCGCAGTTCCACGGCGGCAGTATGTACATCTTTGGTAGCCATCTGATCGACCTCGTTATCTCGATCTTGGGGAAGCCACAGCGGGTGACGCCGTTCCTCCGCCAAACCTTTCCTGACAAGGATACCCTGGTGGACAATGCCTTTGCGGTTCTTGAATACCCGAAAACGGTGGCCTCGGTGCGCACGTCGATCCTGGAGGTCGATGGCTTCCGACGTCGCCAGCTCGTCGTCTGTGGCGACAAGGGGACCTTTGAGGTCAAACCCATCGAGGGGTGCGATGTGCAGCGGCAAGACCCCCCGTTGCCCGCGTTGACGCCGCGCCTGATCCTGGAGGCCGCCTGTGGCGAGTTTCCTGCGGGCATCAACGACATCGTGATGCCGCCGATGAGCGGACGCTACGACGGCCAGCTAAGTGAGTTTGCGAAGATCGTACGTGGAGAGATTGAGAACCCGTATCCGCTCGAGCACGAGTACACCGTGCAGGAGGTCCTGCTCGCGGCCTGCGGGGACGAACCCGTTTCATTCTAGTCACGTATTTTTAGCCAATAATTACCCTATGAAATATCAAAACAAAGTCGCAGTGATCACCGGTGGAGGTGGTATGCTTGGGAGCGCGATTGCGCGTCAACTCGCCGCGCAGGGCGCGTCTGTCGCCCTGGCCGATATGAATCTGGATGAGGCCCGGAAACGGGCCGATGAAATCGTATCGGCGGGCGGGCGTGCCCTGCCGTTATCGGTTAATGTCTGCGACCGTGAATCCATCAACACGATGGTGGGCACCGTCCGCGAGCAGCTCGGCGAAATCGACATCCTCGTCAACAACGCTGGCGGAAGTGCCCGCAGCCAATGCTCGCTGTTTCACGAGGCGAAAGACGAGGTCATAGACCGCATCATTGATGTGAATCTGAAGGGACCGATCTACTGTATCCGTGCGGTGGTGGAGCAAATGGTGGCTCGCCGCTCCGGGAAAATTATTAACATCGGGTCCATCGTCGGCGTGCAGGGGCTGGCCTACTGCGCAGATTATTCGGCTGCCAAGGGGGGCATCATCGCGATTACGAAGACGCTGGCCATGGAGCTGGGCGAGTTTGGGATCAACGTGAACTGCGTCTCGCCGGGGCTGGTGCCGCGTCCCGACCAGGACGCTGAGTCTATGCGCAAAACGAACTACCTGCGGCGCATCTGCTCGGCTGACGATGTCGCAAATGTCGTTGTTTTCCTGCTTTCGAGCGAGGCGGACTTTATCACGGGACAGAACTACGTCGTCGATGGTGGGCGCAGCCTTGGGCTGATGAAACGCGTCGATTAGCTCTACTCTTTTGGGCTACGACATGAAGCAAAAGACCATTACATTTACATCCGTCGGTAAAGCCGAGCTCATTGAGTCCGATCTTAAGCCCCTGTCCACTGATCAGGTGCTGGTGGAGAATGAAGTCTCCGGTATCAGTGCCGGGACTGAGCGTGCTTGTTTAATGGATATGCCCAATCTGGGGGATGAGCCTGCCGGTAGCTTCCCCAAAAAGCTTGGCTACAGCGGTGTGGGGCGTGTCGTGGAGGTCGGCGCTAGTGTGTATCAGGTCAAAGTCGGGGATCGTGTGCTGAGCTACAAGGGCAGCACTCACTCGAACTACAACATCCTCAAGGGGGATGAAGTGCTGAAGCTCGAAGACGATTCATTGCCTTCTGAGCATGCGGTCTTTGCTGTTATTGGAAGTTTTTCGCTTAACGGCCTGCGCAAGGCGCGGCTGGAAATCGGCGAAAGCGCGGTCGTCGTCGGCCTAGGCATTCTCGGTCTGTTGGCTGTGTCGCTTAGCCGCATTGCGGGTGCTTCTCCTGTCATTGCGACAGACTTGAGCGCGGCGCGGCGTAAAACGGCGCTCGAGATGGGGGCGCATCAGGCCTTCGATCCGTCCGCCGGTGACTATATCGAGCAGGTCAAGGCTGCCTCCGGCGGCGGTGCTCAGGTTGTGGTCGAGGTCACTGGTCAGTCGATTGCCCTGAAGCAGGCATTCTCATTCGTCAAACCGTTTGGTCGCATCTCGCTGTTGGGCTGCACGCGAGTCTCGGATGCGGCGATAGATTTTTACCAGCAAGTACACCGACCGGGGGTCGAGATCGTCGGGGCGCATGGTAGAGCACGTCCCCAGATGGAGTCGCGTCCGCATGCCTGGACCTGGCAGGACGATATTCTTGCGCTATGGCGTTTCATGGCTGACGGACGCCTGGACATGGGCCAGATTTTGACGGAGGTATACTCACCTGAGGAGGCTCCTGTCGTGTATAAAAACCTGGCTGAGGCGCCGCAGGATTTTCCGGTCGGCGCGGTCTTTGATTGGAGACGCTTGAAGTGAGCTCATATAAGAAGGTCTGGCGTGTAGGGATTTTACATGACACGAGTAAGCCCGGTCTTGGAGGCCACCTGACGCATCTGGCTTTCACGGGCCTTCCGCAGGTCGAGATTGTCGGGCTGGTAGACTCCAATTATGATGGCATTGAAGCACGTATGCTGGAGATCGGAGCGGTACGCCACTATGGCAGTCTGGATGCGCTTCTGGATGATGGCCCGATCGATATCCTTGTTATCTGCTCGCGTTTACCTGGTGAGCACTCAGAGCCGCTTAGGGTGGCGGTTGAACGCGGTATTCATGTCTATTGCGAGAAGCCTCTATGCGCAGGTTTAGACGAAGTAGACCACATTGTTGAGCAAGCCGAAGAACGGGGTGTATGTATCGCGGTGGCACACCTTGGGCGCTATGCGAATGTCTTTCAGACCGCCAGGGGTATGATCGGGAACGGCGATATCGGACGGGTGGTATCTTTTTATGGCCGTGGTAAAGAAGACCACCGTGGGGGCGGGGAAGATATGCTTGTTTTGGGTACCCACATCCTGGATCTGGGATGTTACTTATTAGGAGCGCCAAGGTCTGTTTTTGCCGACATCACCTTTGAGGGGAAACCGATCAAAGCCGGGCAATGTCTTGAAACCGCCGAGCCCATTGGGCCGGTAGCCGGTGACGAAGTCCTGGCCATGTACCAATTCTCCAACAGCGTGCGAGGCTGGTTCGAAAGCCGCCGGGGTATGACCGAGCGTGGCGTACGTATGGGAATAACAATTGTCGGTACGACCGGTACACTGGCCGTGCGCTTTGACGAGGAGCGTAAACTGCGCCTGAGTCGTTCCGCCTTCCCTCCGGAGGATGAAGCCTGCTTCGAGGACGTACCCTTGCTGGATGAGACAGTGATTCCGGGGGCTTCGCCGCTTGAGTTTGGGAGCTACAAGGGGCACCAGCACTACTTTATCCGTAATAACCGCCGGGCTGCTTGGGATCTGATTTGCGCCCTGAAGGAGGGACGGGAGCCACTGGCCAGCGTGCGGGATGCACAGGTGGTGCTAGAAATGATTTACGGCGCATACGCGTCACAACTGACCGGCTCACGGGTGAGCTTCCCGCTGTGTGAACGCCGGCATCCATTGGAGATCGTAGCATGAAGGTAATCAAGGTAAACGAAGACGAATCGCTGGCGTGGGTCGAGGTCGAGGACCCGGTTTGTGAACCCGGCGGAGTCATTATTGGCATTCACGCTTCCGCGGTAAATCGTGCGGACCTGCTGCAACGCGCGGGCAAGTACCCGCATCCCCCTGGCTGGCCGGAGTGGCCGGGGCTGGAGGTCGCGGGGGTGATTCTGGAGGTGGGGCAGGATGTCGATGGCTCCCGCTGGAAAGTCGGGGATAGGGTCTGCGCACTGCTTGGCGGTGGCGGCTATGCTGAAAAGGTTGCCGTGCCTGCGGAGTTGTTGATGCCGGTGCCGGAGGGCTTGTCGATGGCTGAGGCGGCATCGCTGCCGGAGGTTTTTGCCACGGCCTGGTTGAACCTTGTGAACGAAGCGCACTTGCAGTCTGGCGAGACGATGTTCGTCCATGCCGGGGCCAGCGGGGTAGGGATTGCAGCCTTGCAGATTGCCAAGCATCTGGGCGCGCGCACCGTGACCTCGGTAGGGGGGCAGGCCAAGGCCGAGCTGATGCGGGAGCTCGGGGTGGACCGCATCGTGAACCACCACGAGGAGTCGGTGGAGTCGGTCTTTGATGAGTGCCTGGCCAGTGGTCACCCTATCGATGTCGTGCTGGATTGTGTGGGAGGTAAAACCCTCGGCGAAAACCTCTCCAAGCTCGCGCTGGAGGGGCGCTGGGTGCTGATCGCCACCCTGGGCGGTGTGACGACTGAGCTGGCCCTGCGGGCTGTGCTCACGCGGCGTCTTCGGCTCATCGGCAGCACGCTGCGTTCGCGTTCGCTAGAGCAGAAAGAGCGTATCCTGGGCGAACTGGTCGAGCAGCTGTGGCCGCAGTTTGAAAGCGGACAGATCAAGCCGGTGGTCCACACCGTCCTGCCGATTGAGCAGACTGATGCCGCTCACCAGATACTTAAGAACCGCGAAAACCGGGGTAAGGTTGTATTGACGATTCGTGACGGCGCGGCCTGAGCCGCCTGCTTTCGCGCTCCCGAAAAGGGAAATTATTTGCTATGTCCAGTTACCATATAACGGGCATTATCAGTGCGCTTTTGTCCATTTTGGCCTCGGCCGGGCTGGCGACACAGGTGCGCCTGCTGTGGAAACGCCACCGCGAGCGCCAGGAGGGGCAGTCCATCTCCGAGGGGCTATCACTGAACCGATTCGTGACGAGCTTCATTGTTTTTCTGGCATTGTTCACATACGGAGGGCTGCTCAATCCGTTTAACCACTACCTCGCCTGGCCCCGTGTACTTGGCATTTTTCTGGTGTTGTTAATCCTGTGGATTATTTTTCGTGACCGACAGTGCCGCGGATCGGGCTGGGCTTTCATCGGCTGTTTATGCGCCTTTTTGGTCTCGGTACTGGTGATCGCCTTTGGGCGCCCCATTGAGAACCCAAACCCGGTCGTGCTGCCGAGTCTGGTGGTGGTGGTGAGCCTGCTGTATCTGCAGGGAGGGATCATCCAGATGCAGATGATTCGTCGGCTCCGCAAGACCGGCAGCCTCTCTCAGGGGATGCACCTGCTCTTTGTGCTCAAGGATGTCTCTCTGGTCACCTTTGCGATCGCGATGGGGGCGCGGGACGGCTGGCCCATCCTGTTTACCTGTGCGATCGGGCT
This genomic interval from Ruficoccus sp. ZRK36 contains the following:
- a CDS encoding S1-like domain-containing RNA-binding protein; protein product: MLRLGEFHKLIIDRDVEPGLYLRNDDGDEVLLPGKDMPKSFQLGEVIEVFVYLDHKERPIATTRQPLIQTGRFAYLQCTSTTGIGAFVDWGMDKELLVPFANQEESMRKGNSYIVYMGVDEVTGRLVGYTKLNKFLRCEKSNLKRYEQVDLLVSHFTDLGANVIVNDRHRGMIFNNSIFEEIHVGDRMKGYVKNVRADGKLDIVLQPEGERGVADSTALVYAAIEKNGGVLPLHDKSSAEDIYDALGISKKVFKRAVSALYKERRIELNKDSISITGGTA
- the corA gene encoding magnesium/cobalt transporter CorA, with amino-acid sequence MKEQVRNAVKEVGKGVSGVGKGVTNVITTSTGAVTNVVTGTATAIGRGVKHIGASVLGLETHDTVAMKGSAPGSAPGIEHYLNRENANDIPVTISCLDYGPEVYEVTDVDDLEAFLAKPRPEGATVRWLNVDGLNPVTVDRLRQHFGFHTLSAEDVIQPLQRPKLEAHDDHLFLVIRMIQIAEGKLRNEQVSIFKFKDTLLTIQEMRGDVFDPVRKRIEAKGARFMQHGTDYLLYTLLDSVIDHLFPLIEGYGTALEDMEEDIAYDPKPASQHRLFAIKRDLSQLRRTIWPMREVIDLVYRDESGAICEPVKAFIRDVYDHAMQAIDIVETYRETASGLNDLYQSSVGNKMNEIMKVLTIMASFFIPVTFVAGVYGMNFEHIPELDWQYSYYVFWGLCLSMTGALAFYFWRKGWIGGRK
- a CDS encoding Gfo/Idh/MocA family oxidoreductase, with the translated sequence MPRKIKIGQIGIGHNHASEEMATVRRLSDDFEVVGVVEADPQWREKRGELEAYEGLPWLREEELFNTPGLEAVMVETDVPMLVPTAMRCLEAGFHVHMDKPAGYSLEEYRTMLDLAARKNLTVQLGYMYRNNPAVQLCQRAVREGWLGQVFELSTVMSRTMDDDYRQWMSQFHGGSMYIFGSHLIDLVISILGKPQRVTPFLRQTFPDKDTLVDNAFAVLEYPKTVASVRTSILEVDGFRRRQLVVCGDKGTFEVKPIEGCDVQRQDPPLPALTPRLILEAACGEFPAGINDIVMPPMSGRYDGQLSEFAKIVRGEIENPYPLEHEYTVQEVLLAACGDEPVSF
- a CDS encoding SDR family oxidoreductase produces the protein MKYQNKVAVITGGGGMLGSAIARQLAAQGASVALADMNLDEARKRADEIVSAGGRALPLSVNVCDRESINTMVGTVREQLGEIDILVNNAGGSARSQCSLFHEAKDEVIDRIIDVNLKGPIYCIRAVVEQMVARRSGKIINIGSIVGVQGLAYCADYSAAKGGIIAITKTLAMELGEFGINVNCVSPGLVPRPDQDAESMRKTNYLRRICSADDVANVVVFLLSSEADFITGQNYVVDGGRSLGLMKRVD
- a CDS encoding zinc-binding alcohol dehydrogenase, coding for MKQKTITFTSVGKAELIESDLKPLSTDQVLVENEVSGISAGTERACLMDMPNLGDEPAGSFPKKLGYSGVGRVVEVGASVYQVKVGDRVLSYKGSTHSNYNILKGDEVLKLEDDSLPSEHAVFAVIGSFSLNGLRKARLEIGESAVVVGLGILGLLAVSLSRIAGASPVIATDLSAARRKTALEMGAHQAFDPSAGDYIEQVKAASGGGAQVVVEVTGQSIALKQAFSFVKPFGRISLLGCTRVSDAAIDFYQQVHRPGVEIVGAHGRARPQMESRPHAWTWQDDILALWRFMADGRLDMGQILTEVYSPEEAPVVYKNLAEAPQDFPVGAVFDWRRLK
- a CDS encoding Gfo/Idh/MocA family oxidoreductase, whose translation is MSSYKKVWRVGILHDTSKPGLGGHLTHLAFTGLPQVEIVGLVDSNYDGIEARMLEIGAVRHYGSLDALLDDGPIDILVICSRLPGEHSEPLRVAVERGIHVYCEKPLCAGLDEVDHIVEQAEERGVCIAVAHLGRYANVFQTARGMIGNGDIGRVVSFYGRGKEDHRGGGEDMLVLGTHILDLGCYLLGAPRSVFADITFEGKPIKAGQCLETAEPIGPVAGDEVLAMYQFSNSVRGWFESRRGMTERGVRMGITIVGTTGTLAVRFDEERKLRLSRSAFPPEDEACFEDVPLLDETVIPGASPLEFGSYKGHQHYFIRNNRRAAWDLICALKEGREPLASVRDAQVVLEMIYGAYASQLTGSRVSFPLCERRHPLEIVA
- a CDS encoding NAD(P)H-quinone oxidoreductase, whose protein sequence is MKVIKVNEDESLAWVEVEDPVCEPGGVIIGIHASAVNRADLLQRAGKYPHPPGWPEWPGLEVAGVILEVGQDVDGSRWKVGDRVCALLGGGGYAEKVAVPAELLMPVPEGLSMAEAASLPEVFATAWLNLVNEAHLQSGETMFVHAGASGVGIAALQIAKHLGARTVTSVGGQAKAELMRELGVDRIVNHHEESVESVFDECLASGHPIDVVLDCVGGKTLGENLSKLALEGRWVLIATLGGVTTELALRAVLTRRLRLIGSTLRSRSLEQKERILGELVEQLWPQFESGQIKPVVHTVLPIEQTDAAHQILKNRENRGKVVLTIRDGAA